In Oryzias latipes chromosome 10, ASM223467v1, the genomic window attTGCTGCTGAATCAGATAAAATAAATTCTTAGAAGTGCAgctttaataataaattattttatatatgtccttcattatgagaaaattgctacaagaacatgttaaaagcattaaaaacatgattttcattgcagcGGGTACTTCCAACATCTCGTTGCAAGATCAGGCACATGAACCGATCTATCCTCTTATCAGCTATTAGATAAAACGGCTTATAGACGGTGGTCACTTTATTCTGTTATTGAAGTACTATAGTACCGGTACTGTTTATTATCTGTTAATACCtgtagttgttttttaattatcttgtTTTCTGAGCCACAGTAACAAGTCAATTTCCTGTCATGGGATCAATATCTCCAAAGCTGCTCTTACTTTCATACAATGTTTGTATACTCTACCcacctattttattttttaatcatgcgTAATTGGATTGACTATACAACAAAGTAGCCTAAAATGGATTATAACATTTTGAAGAAGTtgaattttgtgtttgttgttgtctttttcaGTTTGCAACCCCGAGCATGGTGACTGGACCTCAGCGTGTTTTGGCAAAGCCCCGAGCTGAACTGAATAAAAGCACAGTCACAGGTGATTTATCTGTTCATACAAGCATGATTTTTGTAGAAAAGTATCGTGaatgttgagtttttgtttGGAAAGGCACAGGGTTTATGGCATAGAGATGCAGTGGTTTACAATTTCATTGAGCATTGTAACCCAGGCAAAAGAAGCAGActcttaaatacaaataaaatcgGTAAATTTTTGTGGTTTGGGCAGGCAGAAAAATCGGAAAACATTTGTAACACAGTGGATAGTGATGTGGCTGAACTCTCGCGAAAGTACCATGAATAAACTGGACAGTTTGAGGCCAGAAAtgctttacactttttttttttaagtctggaATATACCATCCTCATTTTACTTTATGTTAACATAAACGAGCCTCTCGTTGTACTTCAAATTAAttctaactaaataaataaatccactttgAACATGTTTTCAAACTTGCCGAACTTGgcagacagacaaaaaaaaatcctcctaaACTGTGGATTGGTCAGAGACCTTACAAGTTGCCACTTTAATggtgctttatttttaattttatttctaaatctctAATTTCTGAATTGAATGGCAACACTAGTTCagtatttcaaaaaaaaaaaaaaaaattcaactaaaaaccTCTTTTTACTAATCATTATCTCGTCTTTCTCATTGAAATGGGAAATAAGTGTGTTCTACTTGTATCAACTTAAAGTTTTGTCTTCATTAAGGTCCAGGCAGAGAATGTGTTGGCACCTCATCTGTTTCTCCGCCTAAGTAAGAATCTTTAAATGCTAATGGTACAAAATAAGCACTGGAGTCTTGGGTTTCTTTGGTAACAGAAAGATTGTCATTTTTAGGAAGATTTCCATTGACGACTTCGACATTGGCCGGCCTCTTGGAAAGGGCAAGTTTGGCAATGTCTACCTTGCGAGGGTAAAGAAGCTGCAAGCCATTGTGGCGCTGAAGGTGCTGTTCAAGTCTCAGATGGAGAAAGAAGGTGTGGAGCATCAGCTGAGGAGGGAAATCGAGATCCAAGCCCATCTCAAGtatgtttcctcttttcttgaTTGCGTCAGTCAACATGATTTTAACTTGaaaagaatttttgttttgatcttgCACTACTTTACAATTTCTTTGTCCCACTTGTTTGGTTGAAAGGTTTTGATGATACATCtgttaaaaatctgtttattccaaagtaggattacagatgtttttaagGCAGTAAAACTCTTCATTACACACTTTCTACAcctttctcagacagacaggaacatttttacacttttctctcttgtttaagctcccaaagttcaaaccttcttaGGAAAATAAGTCCAGAATTATAGCATGAAGACAAAGATCTGCTTATTCCGTTTTGGAGTGCTGCACGTATCTGTTCAGGAGACGcagcatggaggagattgagTAACGTGgtctctggccaatcaggatgcagaacacagcaAAATTTCACACAAATTTCAGGAAACAGCAAGACAGCAAAAGTGAAAGAGCACTGTATTTCAatgaaatctttcaagtcgtgtGTTAAATATTGATCTTTTCCAAATGTTAATTTTCTCTGAATGATTtcccatttttttcatttgaggtGTACATTATGTTTTCACAGGCACCCTAACATTCTGCGCTTCTACAATTACTTCCATGACCGCAAGAGGGTGTTCTTGGTGCTGGAGTATGCCCCTCGTGGTGAAATGTACAAAGAACTACAGAAATATCAACGGTTTGATGACCAGCGCACGGCCACTGTAGGTGTTTGATGTTGGAGACTAAATTAAGGCGTAAAATCTAGTTGTTTTCAGGCGCTGTTGTCTAATTGCAATGAATTGAAATTTCCAGTACATGGAGGAAATATCTGATGCATTGTTGTACTGCCATGAGAAGAAAGTGATTCATCGTGACATCAAGCCAGAGAATCTACTCCTTGGCTATCGTGGAGAGCTCAAAATAGCAGATTTTGGTTGGTCTGTCCACGCTCCCTCTTTAAGGTGAGCAACCTCACCGTATCATTTTTATAAGCATCCACTTTTTGTCGTATTTGTTTGATATTATGGTTTTCATGTTTATATATCTTGGTATCATTTCCAGACGGCGAACTATGTGCGGGACACTGGACTACCTTCCTCCAGAGATGATCGAGGGACACACCCACAGTGAGAAGGTGGATCTCTGGTGCATCGGAGTCCTCTGCTTTGAATGCTTGGTCGGAAATCCACCGTTTGAAACTGCCAGTCATACGGACACATACAAAAGGATTATGAAGGTTAGTGATGGTCTCTGGATTATAACGGTTAGATTTGCACACAAAGactgaagctaaagctctggtggtAAAAGATTTAAGGACTTTTGACCTTCCTCTGTCATAGCAATAATTTTATTTGATCCATATGGTTTGAAGCCATTTAAATGTactaatatttaaaaagtaaaacttttttttttattgcatgttttTTCACATGCTAAAATATATGCTGTTCAGATCCCTTAAGCAGTTTGGGACTTTTGAATGAATccagaaaaagggagaaaatacatttatgtattttaattttaatccttGGCGTGATGTGGAAACTTGTCATGTACAGATACCAAACACCATTATGCTGCTTGCAGGTGGATTTAAACTTCCCAAAGGTCGTCTCTGATGGTGCCCGGGACCTGATCTCCAAACTTCTTCGTCACAATCCCAACGATCGTCTGCCCCTTCAGAAGGTTATGGACCACCCGTGGGTGCGCACAAACTCTCACAGGCTCCTCCCACCTACCTGCCCCTCCAAGAAATGTTGAGACTGCCTAGCAACTGACTGACTCCTGTCTTTGTATATTTTATCTGTCCCCCACTAGACTGCGGGTCAGCATAGGTTTCACTGCCACGGCTTCACACTGCCATTATATTGGCATATTTTATGGCTGCTCTTTCATattgtcagtttttttgttttgttttttaggttaaataaataaatgaaacataatGTGTCTTCAAATTGATGGAAAACTAGGGTTTCTACAACACTGTTTATTCCAATTCTTGTGTCCATTTACacacttttaaagttaattattGTCACTTTGTGACTTTTTCTTAtgttggaaacattttttaaatgttaatgttGAATTTCTCAGTTTTCATTGGTGCTCTCACCAAAATACTGCTGTGCTGAAAATTTGTGTATAATCTTATTCTGGAGTTTTTGGTTGGAAAGCATTCTTTTTATCTGTAATcttcaataaaaacattatcctttgttttgtttctacaTGAGTTTTCATGGTGTAGgactgttaaagcaaaataatcaGGTTGTGAATTATAGAGCTGAgtctatggagtgatatttgtaccaccacgttgcacacaaaacttccAAGTCCATATGAGTCTCTATACAGGCAAATCAAAACTACGAATAAATGCCAACCGGTCTGGCAGCGGATTTATACACAGTATGCCTCACAGAAGACAGACAGTTGGTAGCGTGGCCGAGCGGTCTAAGGCGCTGGATTAAGGCTCCAGTCTCTTCGGGGGCGTGGGTTCGAATCCCACCGCTGCCAGTAATCTTTTGCTGATGTAACATTTGTGTCCTAAAACTAATGCTGCTCAACAGTGATTGACGGAgttaattttaataaattacCTCTCGAAAACAAATGACAGTACCGTCGTTTGTTTACATCACAAAAGTGTTagcctaataataaaaaaaaatgataaagacaTCATTGATTAACTTTGATTGATACTATTCtcttaaatg contains:
- the aurkb gene encoding aurora kinase B: MQNKENHEPKGPHRPFATPSMVTGPQRVLAKPRAELNKSTVTGPGRECVGTSSVSPPKKISIDDFDIGRPLGKGKFGNVYLARVKKLQAIVALKVLFKSQMEKEGVEHQLRREIEIQAHLKHPNILRFYNYFHDRKRVFLVLEYAPRGEMYKELQKYQRFDDQRTATYMEEISDALLYCHEKKVIHRDIKPENLLLGYRGELKIADFGWSVHAPSLRRRTMCGTLDYLPPEMIEGHTHSEKVDLWCIGVLCFECLVGNPPFETASHTDTYKRIMKVDLNFPKVVSDGARDLISKLLRHNPNDRLPLQKVMDHPWVRTNSHRLLPPTCPSKKC